CTAGTGCGGTCTCCATTTTTTGATGTACCTGACTTGAAAAATACCCAATGAACCATCAATGCTAATTATGCGTAAACGATAATTTTCTTCCGAGATGGCAACCCACATCATCGGGGATAGGCAGGGCACTCGATGCATCGTGCATCGATTCTTCGCGGCGATACCGCACTCAGTCTCAAAAGGAATCACTATGACGAACGAATACGTTCCACCGAAAGTTTGGCAAATGGAAAGCGAAAATGGCGGCACTTGGGGCAGCATTAATCGGCCTGAGGCAGGGGCGCGCCACGATCAAAAACTCCCGGCGGGTGATCACCCTCTTCAGCTTTACTCTTTGGCGACACCAAATGGTCAAAAGGTCACTATCATGCTCGAAGAGTTACTCGCCGCTGGGGTGAAAGCAGCAGAATATGATGCACACCTGATCAATATCGGTGATGGCGATCAGTTTTCGACCGGCTTTGTGGCAGTGAATCCCAACTCGAAAATCCCGGCACTGGTTGATTGCAGCGGCAATGAGGCGATCAATGTGTTCGAATCTGGTGCCATCGTGCTGTATCTGGCGGAGAAGTTTGGGCACTTCTTACCTGAAGATGCAGCGGCGCGAGCCCGAGTGATGAACTGGTTATTCTGGTTACAAGGCGCTGCACCTTATTTAGGTGGCGGTTTTGGGCATTTTTACGCCTACGCACCAGAAAAGTTCGAGTACCCCATTAATCGCTTTACCATGGAAGCCAAGCGCCAGCTTGACCTACTCGATAAGCAGTTAAGTAAAAACACCTATCTCGGCGGAGAGACCTACTCAATCGCAGACATTGTGACTTGGCCTTGGTATGGCAACTTGGTGCTCGGTAAAATTTATGATGCGGCTGAGTTCTTAGATGTTGAGCAGTATGCCAACGTGTTGCGATGGGCACGTATGATTGAGATGCGTCCAGCAGTGCAACGTGGCCGTATCGTGAATCGTACTTGGGGCGAAGAGTGGGAGCAGTTGCCGTCAAGGCACAGCGCTGCTGATATTGATGAGGTGCTGAGCAAAAAGCCAGACTGAGTATGCGGTAACGAGAATGAAAAACCCTCAGTGTGATGCTGAGGGTTTTTCATTTGATGGCTTGCCGCGATTAGGCTTTTGCTGGCGCCTTGTGCGGTGCGTCATTGATAGGCGCGTCATTGATCGGTAAATGAATGAGTGCGGCGGCAAAAGCGAGAACGACGGTCGACCACCAGATAGGATCGTAACTGCCATAGTAATCGTAAATACGCCCTCCCATCCAAGCGCCCAAGAAACTACCGACTTGGTGAGTAAAGAACACCAATCCATACAGTGTCGACATGTAGCGAGCCCCGAAAATTTGTCTGACAAGCCCAGAGGTGAGCGGAACGGTGCCTAACCAACAAAAGCCAATGGCTCCCCCAAAAAGCGCTGCCGTCGTTTCGGTAATGGGCAAGGTAACAAATCCTGCAATGACAGCGGTTCTGACCAGGTAGAGTACGGACATAACGTGACGTTTGCTGAAGTTGTCACCCATCAAGCCCCAAAAGTACGACCCAAAGATATTAAAGATGCCGACATAGGCAAGAGCCATGGCTGCGGTATTGGCAGGGAGACCTTTGTCACCGAGATAACTGGGTAAATGGGTCGCAATGAACATGACATGGAAACCGCAGACGAAGAAGCCCGCGTGGATCAACCAGTAGCCCTTATGACGAAATGCTTGAGCTAAGGCTTGCTTTAGTGTCTGTTCGGGTTGGCTCTGTTGTGTCGTATCGCTACCACCATGGCTGTTTTTCATAAATACCGAAAAGGCCAACATGACAAAACAGCCCATAGCGAAGACTTGCATGGCGGTTTGCCATTCAAAATGTGTCAGCAAAGACTGAGCGCCGGGGATCACGGCAAACATGCCAAAGGAGCCTGCTGCCGTCGTCAAGCCAAAGGCTTTTGCGGTATGTTGCGGCGGAACGACTTTTGATATCGCACCAAGCACGATGACATAGCTGGTTGCACTAAGCCCTAGGCCAACCAAGACACCCAAAGAGAGGTAAAGAACCGATGAGGTGGTGGTGATCGAGGTAAGGTAAAGCCCCAACGCATAAGCGATGGCGCCTAAACTGATCACCCGGCGTGCGCCGTAGTGATCGGCGGCCATGCCCACAAAAGGTTGGAACAGACCGAATAGCAAGTTTTGCATCGCAATGGTGAGGCTAAAGAACTCTCGCCCGGTCATAAAAAAGTCGGAAATGGGCATCATAAAAATGCCGAATGACTGTCGAATCCCTAAGCTGATGATTAGCGTGCCTATCCCTAGCCATACCATCAATGGAAATCGGAAAATACTCATAATGTTGTTGTTACTCAATAGGTGAATGATGTACGGGTGACGACATGTCGTGATGCATGCTGTGATGTAAACCGTGATGCTCTGTTGCTTCCATCGCGTGACAGCCGCTTGCCATCGCTTGTTCAGCGAGCGCATGGAGGAGAGGTTGGCAATGGTGTACAGCAACCAAGCTCATCAACAGCAAGGCGGCCATCCGCGCCAATTGGGCGCTAAGCGTTTGCTGAAACATGGGGTGACTCCAGTGTGATTTAAGTCACGGAGTGTAGTAATTTCATTGCTATGCGAATAGTGACTTATTTGCAAGTAAGTCATGCATGTTGTGCATGTTCTAATAAAGAGACATGGGCTTTATTGGTCTGAGGTCGGTTTGACCTACGCTTAACTGGAGCAATCAATGTCAACAACAATAAAGAGACGCAATGATGAGCAATCCAATAATCGCTGACAACAAACCGATTAAAGTGCAATTGAATCAAGGTGAGGACTATTACTTCTGCGCGTGCGGCCGTTCGGCTAAGCAACCTTTTTGTGACGGTTCACATAAAGGCACAGGGTTCTCACCACAAGCCTTTAAGGCAACGGAAAGTGGTGATGCCTATTTGTGTCGCTGTAAACACAGTCGTAACTTGCCTTATTGCGATGGGACACATAAGCAGTTTACTACCGAGCAAGTTGGTCAAGAGGGGCCTGGTGTTGCCCCGTCGAGTGATGCAGCCCCGATTGCGCAAGCGACGCAAGAGGAGCCAACCGTTGAGTTAATCCACCAACTGGCTCGCGAAGGACTGTCAAGTTTAGGTCATCATGGCCCAATGACATCCATGGGGGTTCCTCGTCATCTGTTGCCACATTGGGATGATATTCAGTTGATGGTCGCGCAGATGGCAACCAAGCCGCTGCTGGAAGAAGAAACGGTCGATACCTCTTTGATCATTGGTCCTAGAGCGGATAAGCCGTTGCGGTTGGACATTCCGTTGTTTGTTTCTGACATGAGCTTTGGCGCCCTGTCCGAAGAAGCAAAAACAGCACTGGCGAAAGGTGCAGAGCTTGCCGGGACCGGTATCTGCTCCGGTGAGGGCGGCATGCTACCCGAGGAGCAAGCAGCGAACAGCCGATATCTCTATGAGCTTGCCAGCGCGCAGTTTGGTTATGAGGAATCACTATTAACGCGCGTGCAGGCGTTTCATTTTAAAGGAGGGCAAGGGGCAAAAACGGGAACGGGGGGGCACCTTCCCGGCAGTAAAAACATTGGTAAGATTGCGCAGGTGCGGGGTATAGAAGCGGGGGAATCCGCCATCTCTCCTCCCACCTTTCGAGATTTGCACAGTTGTGATGATTTTAAGCGTTTTGCCGATAGAGTACGCGAGGTGTCTGGCGGCATTCCGATAGGCTTTAAGCTCAGCGCAAATCACATTGAAGAGGATATTCAGTTTGCACTCGATGCCAGCGCAGATTACATCATTTTGGATGGTCGTGGCGGTGGGACAGGGGCAGCACCTGTTATCTTCCGGGATCATATCAGTGTGCCCACGATTCCTGCACTGGCGAGGGCGCGGCGCTATCTCGACGAGAAAGGCGTCTCTGGTGATGTCACCTTGATCATCACAGGTGGGCTACGTGTCCCCACTGATTTTGTGAAAGCGATGGCGTTAGGTGCTGATGGGGTCGCCGTCTCAAATTCAGCGATGCAATCGATAGGGTGTGTCGCAGCAAGGATGTGCAACACCAATAACTGCCCAGCAGGGATCGCAACGCAAAAAGCGGACTTGCGTCAGCGTTTGAATGTCGATAAGTCTGCACAGCAACTGGCGAATTTTTTTAATGCCTCCGTGGAGTTAATGCAGGTGTTGGCGAGAGCGTGTGGTCATCGAGCCCTTAAGGATTTTGATCAGAATGATTTGGCGACATGGCAGCGAGAGATGGCCCACCTTGCTGGCATTCGCTATAGCGGAATAGACCTCACTTAACCCTCTCAACTTGGGGGATTAAAACCTTGTGGCGATCCCCCTATTTATCCGATGGCTACGCCGCTAGCGTCTCTTGATCTTTGTGCTGGGCGGCGATGGCTTTGATTTGCTCCTCAATTTCAAACATGGCATCGACAATACGTGGATCAAAGTGGCTGCCACGTCCTTCCTCAATGATGCCCATCGCTTTTTCGTGTGAAAACGCCGGCTTGTAAACACGCTTCGAAATCAAGGCGTCGTAGACATCCGCTATTGCCATTAAACGCCCTGAGAGTGGGATGTTATCGCCACTTAACCCCGCCGGATACCCTGAGCCATTCCACTTTTCATGGTGAGTAAGGGCAATTTCTTTCGCAAAGTGGAGGAAGCCATTATTGCCACCGCGCGCTTGCGCAGTTTCGAGCGCTTGCGCACCGATGTAGGGGTGTTGTTTCATTATTTCGAACTCATCGTCGGTCAATTTACCCGGCTTAAGCAAAATGGCGTCTGGAATGCCGACTTTACCGATATCGTGCAAGGGAGCGGACTTATAAAGCAGTTCGATCGTTTCGTCATCAAGTTGAGTTTTGAAGTCCGGGTGTTGCTGCAGTTTGAGCGCCATGGCTTTGACGTACTCTTGGGTACGCACGATGTGCGCCCCTGTCTCATTGTCTCGCGACTCGGCCAGTGCGGAGAGTCCGACAATCGCCACATCGCGCGTGTCTTCGACTTCTTGTTTTTGAGCGATCAACTGTTCCACCATGTGGTTGGTCAATGTCGCAATATGACCAATTTCATCACGATAGAAGACTGGGACCCGCTTAGAGAAATCGCCTGAGGAGGTGGCAGAGAGCACTTCTTGTTGTGAACGCATAAGCTCACGTAAAAAAGCCAGCCATTGGTAGAGAATCGTTGAGGTATAAGCTAAGAGTACCGCAGCGACATAAAAAAATTCTTTGATGATACTGAGGCCGCCACTGCCGTCATGGATGGCGGAAGGATTGCGAGCTAACCACTCTAAGTCTTTCACGACGATCATGCCTAAGATGACGGTCAGCAGCACAATGAGCCCTGAAAAAGCCCATCCAAGCCGCGTCGCAATAGAGTGCTGCTTCTGCGCCAATTCGCTGCTTGAGCAAGATTCGACGTTGGACACATAGTTACGATGTTGCTGACGCCAGCGGATATCTAGCCCCGCAAGGAGTCCCAATGCCGCCATACCAAAAACCGTTTTGAGATTTGAATCGAGCGGAAAGAGGTAACTGTGATTAAAGACGAGGGCCAAGAGAATGCCTGATGTAGTGAAGATGAAAAGGTCATTACGCAAACTAAAACAGTCTTGTTTGTCTTTGATGAGTGTCACTAATCGCAGCGGTAACATAATGCCAAAGGTGACAGCGACATATTGAAAAGTTTGCCATGCGGATAATGAGTCGAGCATGGGACAAACGCGCGCGCCATAAAAACCAAAAACAGTCGCTGCGATGATGTAATGCACGACGATGGTAGTCAGATG
This DNA window, taken from Thaumasiovibrio subtropicus, encodes the following:
- a CDS encoding MFS transporter, with amino-acid sequence MSIFRFPLMVWLGIGTLIISLGIRQSFGIFMMPISDFFMTGREFFSLTIAMQNLLFGLFQPFVGMAADHYGARRVISLGAIAYALGLYLTSITTTSSVLYLSLGVLVGLGLSATSYVIVLGAISKVVPPQHTAKAFGLTTAAGSFGMFAVIPGAQSLLTHFEWQTAMQVFAMGCFVMLAFSVFMKNSHGGSDTTQQSQPEQTLKQALAQAFRHKGYWLIHAGFFVCGFHVMFIATHLPSYLGDKGLPANTAAMALAYVGIFNIFGSYFWGLMGDNFSKRHVMSVLYLVRTAVIAGFVTLPITETTAALFGGAIGFCWLGTVPLTSGLVRQIFGARYMSTLYGLVFFTHQVGSFLGAWMGGRIYDYYGSYDPIWWSTVVLAFAAALIHLPINDAPINDAPHKAPAKA
- the yghU gene encoding glutathione-dependent disulfide-bond oxidoreductase; translated protein: MTNEYVPPKVWQMESENGGTWGSINRPEAGARHDQKLPAGDHPLQLYSLATPNGQKVTIMLEELLAAGVKAAEYDAHLINIGDGDQFSTGFVAVNPNSKIPALVDCSGNEAINVFESGAIVLYLAEKFGHFLPEDAAARARVMNWLFWLQGAAPYLGGGFGHFYAYAPEKFEYPINRFTMEAKRQLDLLDKQLSKNTYLGGETYSIADIVTWPWYGNLVLGKIYDAAEFLDVEQYANVLRWARMIEMRPAVQRGRIVNRTWGEEWEQLPSRHSAADIDEVLSKKPD
- a CDS encoding glutamate synthase-related protein gives rise to the protein MSNPIIADNKPIKVQLNQGEDYYFCACGRSAKQPFCDGSHKGTGFSPQAFKATESGDAYLCRCKHSRNLPYCDGTHKQFTTEQVGQEGPGVAPSSDAAPIAQATQEEPTVELIHQLAREGLSSLGHHGPMTSMGVPRHLLPHWDDIQLMVAQMATKPLLEEETVDTSLIIGPRADKPLRLDIPLFVSDMSFGALSEEAKTALAKGAELAGTGICSGEGGMLPEEQAANSRYLYELASAQFGYEESLLTRVQAFHFKGGQGAKTGTGGHLPGSKNIGKIAQVRGIEAGESAISPPTFRDLHSCDDFKRFADRVREVSGGIPIGFKLSANHIEEDIQFALDASADYIILDGRGGGTGAAPVIFRDHISVPTIPALARARRYLDEKGVSGDVTLIITGGLRVPTDFVKAMALGADGVAVSNSAMQSIGCVAARMCNTNNCPAGIATQKADLRQRLNVDKSAQQLANFFNASVELMQVLARACGHRALKDFDQNDLATWQREMAHLAGIRYSGIDLT
- a CDS encoding HD domain-containing phosphohydrolase translates to MQTEQRAHLTTIVVHYIIAATVFGFYGARVCPMLDSLSAWQTFQYVAVTFGIMLPLRLVTLIKDKQDCFSLRNDLFIFTTSGILLALVFNHSYLFPLDSNLKTVFGMAALGLLAGLDIRWRQQHRNYVSNVESCSSSELAQKQHSIATRLGWAFSGLIVLLTVILGMIVVKDLEWLARNPSAIHDGSGGLSIIKEFFYVAAVLLAYTSTILYQWLAFLRELMRSQQEVLSATSSGDFSKRVPVFYRDEIGHIATLTNHMVEQLIAQKQEVEDTRDVAIVGLSALAESRDNETGAHIVRTQEYVKAMALKLQQHPDFKTQLDDETIELLYKSAPLHDIGKVGIPDAILLKPGKLTDDEFEIMKQHPYIGAQALETAQARGGNNGFLHFAKEIALTHHEKWNGSGYPAGLSGDNIPLSGRLMAIADVYDALISKRVYKPAFSHEKAMGIIEEGRGSHFDPRIVDAMFEIEEQIKAIAAQHKDQETLAA